In the genome of Populus nigra chromosome 9, ddPopNigr1.1, whole genome shotgun sequence, one region contains:
- the LOC133702748 gene encoding transcription factor TCP4-like codes for MGESHHQAATSSRLGISNTVGEIVEVQGGLIVRPTGRKDRHSKVCTAKGPRDRRVRLSAHTAIQFYDVQDRLGYDRPSKAVDWLIKKAKTSIDELAELPAWDSTTAGFTPKTIQALLDFTFAFRSGCEESEGHGLSFLA; via the exons ATGGGAGAGAGCCACCACCAAGCAGCAACATCGTCTAGATTGGGGATAAGCAACACAGTGGGAGAGATTGTGGAGGTCCAAGGAGGCCTCATTGTTCGGCCTACAGGAAGAAAAGACCGCCACAGCAAGGTCTGTACAGCCAAAGGCCCCAGAGACCGCCGCGTCCGGCTCTCAGCCCACACTGCTATCCAGTTCTACGATGTGCAGGACCGCCTCGGCTACGATCGTCCCAGCAAAGCTGTCGATTGGCTCATTAAGAAAGCCAAGACCTCCATAGACGAGCTCGCAGAACTACCCGCATGGGATTCAACCACAGCGGGCTTCACCCCCAAAACTA taCAAGCTCTCCTGGATTTTACATTTGCATTTAGATCAGGTTGTGAGGAATCCGAAGGTCATGGTCTGTCATTCTTGGCGTAA